The following are encoded together in the Culex pipiens pallens isolate TS chromosome 1, TS_CPP_V2, whole genome shotgun sequence genome:
- the LOC120428788 gene encoding synaptosomal-associated protein 25 isoform X8 — protein MPAAVPAENGAAAPGVPKTELQELQIKQQTVVDESLDSTRRMLALCEESKEAGIRTLVALDDQGEQLDRIEEGMDQINADMREAEKNLSGMEKCCGICVLPCNKSSSFKEDDGTWKGNDDGKVVNNQPQRVMDDRNGLGPQAGYIGRITNDAREDEMEENMGQVNTMIGNLRNMALDMGSELENQNRQIDRINRKGESNEDRIKVANEKAHSLLK, from the exons ATGCCGGCTGCAGTCCCCGCGGAAAATGGTGCGGCAGCACCAGGAGTTCCAAAGACAGAGTTGCAGGAGCTGCAAATCAAGCAGCAGACGGTGGTGGATGAG TCCCTGGATAGTACCCGACGAATGCTGGCGCTATGCGAAGAG AGCAAGGAAGCCGGGATTCGCACCCTGGTAGCTCTAGACGATCAGGGAG AACAACTGGACCGCATCGAGGAGGGCATGGACCAAATCAATGCCGACATGCGCGAGGCCGAAAAGAATCTCAGCGGAATGGAGAAATGCTGTGGCATTTGTGTGCTACCGTGCAATAA GAGTTCATCCTTCAAGGAAGACGATGGTACATGGAAAGGTAACGACGACGGTAAAGTTGTGAATAATCAGCCTCAAAGAGTTATGGACGACCGTAATGGACTAGGACCACAAGCGGGTTACATTGGAAG GATCACCAACGATGCACGTGAGGACGAAATGGAGGAAAACATGGGACAGGTCAACACGATGATCGGTAACTTGCGAAACATGGCCCTTGACATGGGATCTGAGCTCGAGAACCAGAACAGACAGATTGACAGAATCAACCGCAAG
- the LOC120428788 gene encoding synaptosomal-associated protein 25 isoform X5: MPAAVPAENGAAAPGVPKTELQELQIKQQTVVDESLDSTRRMLALCEESEDAGAKTLNLFSIQGEQLDRIEEGMDQINADMREAEKNLSGMEKCCGICVLPCNKSSSFKEDDGTWKGNDDGKVVNNQPQRVMDDRNGLGPQAGYIGRITNDAREDEMEENMGQVNTMIGNLRNMALDMGSELENQNRQIDRINRKGDDNTTRLQEASKRTDQLLRS; the protein is encoded by the exons ATGCCGGCTGCAGTCCCCGCGGAAAATGGTGCGGCAGCACCAGGAGTTCCAAAGACAGAGTTGCAGGAGCTGCAAATCAAGCAGCAGACGGTGGTGGATGAG TCCCTGGATAGTACCCGACGAATGCTGGCGCTATGCGAAGAG agcgAAGATGCGGGTGCAAAAACTCTTAATTTATTCAGTATACAAGGCG AACAACTGGACCGCATCGAGGAGGGCATGGACCAAATCAATGCCGACATGCGCGAGGCCGAAAAGAATCTCAGCGGAATGGAGAAATGCTGTGGCATTTGTGTGCTACCGTGCAATAA GAGTTCATCCTTCAAGGAAGACGATGGTACATGGAAAGGTAACGACGACGGTAAAGTTGTGAATAATCAGCCTCAAAGAGTTATGGACGACCGTAATGGACTAGGACCACAAGCGGGTTACATTGGAAG GATCACCAACGATGCACGTGAGGACGAAATGGAGGAAAACATGGGACAGGTCAACACGATGATCGGTAACTTGCGAAACATGGCCCTTGACATGGGATCTGAGCTCGAGAACCAGAACAGACAGATTGACAGAATCAACCGCAAG
- the LOC120428788 gene encoding synaptosomal-associated protein 25 isoform X7 → MPAAVPAENGAAAPGVPKTELQELQIKQQTVVDESLDSTRRMLALCEESTEVGMRTIVMLDEQGEQLDRIEEGMDQINADMREAEKNLSGMEKCCGICVLPCNKSSSFKEDDGTWKGNDDGKVVNNQPQRVMDDRNGLGPQAGYIGRITNDAREDEMEENMGQVNTMIGNLRNMALDMGSELENQNRQIDRINRKGESNETRIAAANERAHTLLK, encoded by the exons ATGCCGGCTGCAGTCCCCGCGGAAAATGGTGCGGCAGCACCAGGAGTTCCAAAGACAGAGTTGCAGGAGCTGCAAATCAAGCAGCAGACGGTGGTGGATGAG TCCCTGGATAGTACCCGACGAATGCTGGCGCTATGCGAAGAG AGCACTGAAGTGGGAATGCGTACCATCGTTATGCTGGATGAGCAAGGAG AACAACTGGACCGCATCGAGGAGGGCATGGACCAAATCAATGCCGACATGCGCGAGGCCGAAAAGAATCTCAGCGGAATGGAGAAATGCTGTGGCATTTGTGTGCTACCGTGCAATAA GAGTTCATCCTTCAAGGAAGACGATGGTACATGGAAAGGTAACGACGACGGTAAAGTTGTGAATAATCAGCCTCAAAGAGTTATGGACGACCGTAATGGACTAGGACCACAAGCGGGTTACATTGGAAG GATCACCAACGATGCACGTGAGGACGAAATGGAGGAAAACATGGGACAGGTCAACACGATGATCGGTAACTTGCGAAACATGGCCCTTGACATGGGATCTGAGCTCGAGAACCAGAACAGACAGATTGACAGAATCAACCGCAAG
- the LOC120428788 gene encoding synaptosomal-associated protein 25 isoform X3 yields the protein MPAAVPAENGAAAPGVPKTELQELQIKQQTVVDESLDSTRRMLALCEESTEVGMRTIVMLDEQGEQLDRIEEGMDQINADMREAEKNLSGMEKCCGICVLPCNKSSSFKEDDGTWKGNDDGKVVNNQPQRVMDDRNGLGPQAGYIGRITNDAREDEMEENMGQVNTMIGNLRNMALDMGSELENQNRQIDRINRKGDDNTTRLQEASKRTDQLLRS from the exons ATGCCGGCTGCAGTCCCCGCGGAAAATGGTGCGGCAGCACCAGGAGTTCCAAAGACAGAGTTGCAGGAGCTGCAAATCAAGCAGCAGACGGTGGTGGATGAG TCCCTGGATAGTACCCGACGAATGCTGGCGCTATGCGAAGAG AGCACTGAAGTGGGAATGCGTACCATCGTTATGCTGGATGAGCAAGGAG AACAACTGGACCGCATCGAGGAGGGCATGGACCAAATCAATGCCGACATGCGCGAGGCCGAAAAGAATCTCAGCGGAATGGAGAAATGCTGTGGCATTTGTGTGCTACCGTGCAATAA GAGTTCATCCTTCAAGGAAGACGATGGTACATGGAAAGGTAACGACGACGGTAAAGTTGTGAATAATCAGCCTCAAAGAGTTATGGACGACCGTAATGGACTAGGACCACAAGCGGGTTACATTGGAAG GATCACCAACGATGCACGTGAGGACGAAATGGAGGAAAACATGGGACAGGTCAACACGATGATCGGTAACTTGCGAAACATGGCCCTTGACATGGGATCTGAGCTCGAGAACCAGAACAGACAGATTGACAGAATCAACCGCAAG
- the LOC120428788 gene encoding synaptosomal-associated protein 25 isoform X4, with amino-acid sequence MPAAVPAENGAAAPGVPKTELQELQIKQQTVVDESLDSTRRMLALCEESKEAGIRTLVALDDQGEQLDRIEEGMDQINADMREAEKNLSGMEKCCGICVLPCNKSSSFKEDDGTWKGNDDGKVVNNQPQRVMDDRNGLGPQAGYIGRITNDAREDEMEENMGQVNTMIGNLRNMALDMGSELENQNRQIDRINRKGDDNTTRLQEASKRTDQLLRS; translated from the exons ATGCCGGCTGCAGTCCCCGCGGAAAATGGTGCGGCAGCACCAGGAGTTCCAAAGACAGAGTTGCAGGAGCTGCAAATCAAGCAGCAGACGGTGGTGGATGAG TCCCTGGATAGTACCCGACGAATGCTGGCGCTATGCGAAGAG AGCAAGGAAGCCGGGATTCGCACCCTGGTAGCTCTAGACGATCAGGGAG AACAACTGGACCGCATCGAGGAGGGCATGGACCAAATCAATGCCGACATGCGCGAGGCCGAAAAGAATCTCAGCGGAATGGAGAAATGCTGTGGCATTTGTGTGCTACCGTGCAATAA GAGTTCATCCTTCAAGGAAGACGATGGTACATGGAAAGGTAACGACGACGGTAAAGTTGTGAATAATCAGCCTCAAAGAGTTATGGACGACCGTAATGGACTAGGACCACAAGCGGGTTACATTGGAAG GATCACCAACGATGCACGTGAGGACGAAATGGAGGAAAACATGGGACAGGTCAACACGATGATCGGTAACTTGCGAAACATGGCCCTTGACATGGGATCTGAGCTCGAGAACCAGAACAGACAGATTGACAGAATCAACCGCAAG
- the LOC120428788 gene encoding synaptosomal-associated protein 25 isoform X6: MPAAVPAENGAAAPGVPKTELQELQIKQQTVVDESLDSTRRMLALCEESKEAGIRTLVALDDQGEQLDRIEEGMDQINADMREAEKNLSGMEKCCGICVLPCNKSSSFKEDDGTWKGNDDGKVVNNQPQRVMDDRNGLGPQAGYIGRITNDAREDEMEENMGQVNTMIGNLRNMALDMGSELENQNRQIDRINRKGESNETRIAAANERAHTLLK, from the exons ATGCCGGCTGCAGTCCCCGCGGAAAATGGTGCGGCAGCACCAGGAGTTCCAAAGACAGAGTTGCAGGAGCTGCAAATCAAGCAGCAGACGGTGGTGGATGAG TCCCTGGATAGTACCCGACGAATGCTGGCGCTATGCGAAGAG AGCAAGGAAGCCGGGATTCGCACCCTGGTAGCTCTAGACGATCAGGGAG AACAACTGGACCGCATCGAGGAGGGCATGGACCAAATCAATGCCGACATGCGCGAGGCCGAAAAGAATCTCAGCGGAATGGAGAAATGCTGTGGCATTTGTGTGCTACCGTGCAATAA GAGTTCATCCTTCAAGGAAGACGATGGTACATGGAAAGGTAACGACGACGGTAAAGTTGTGAATAATCAGCCTCAAAGAGTTATGGACGACCGTAATGGACTAGGACCACAAGCGGGTTACATTGGAAG GATCACCAACGATGCACGTGAGGACGAAATGGAGGAAAACATGGGACAGGTCAACACGATGATCGGTAACTTGCGAAACATGGCCCTTGACATGGGATCTGAGCTCGAGAACCAGAACAGACAGATTGACAGAATCAACCGCAAG
- the LOC120428788 gene encoding synaptosomal-associated protein 25 isoform X2, protein MVRQHQEFQRQSCRSCKSSSRRWWMSPWIVPDECWRYAKRAKMRVQKLLIYSVYKASTEVGMRTIVMLDEQGEQLDRIEEGMDQINADMREAEKNLSGMEKCCGICVLPCNKSSSFKEDDGTWKGNDDGKVVNNQPQRVMDDRNGLGPQAGYIGRITNDAREDEMEENMGQVNTMIGNLRNMALDMGSELENQNRQIDRINRKGESNEDRIKVANEKAHSLLK, encoded by the exons ATGGTGCGGCAGCACCAGGAGTTCCAAAGACAGAGTTGCAGGAGCTGCAAATCAAGCAGCAGACGGTGGTGGATGAG TCCCTGGATAGTACCCGACGAATGCTGGCGCTATGCGAAGAG agcgAAGATGCGGGTGCAAAAACTCTTAATTTATTCAGTATACAAGGCG AGCACTGAAGTGGGAATGCGTACCATCGTTATGCTGGATGAGCAAGGAG AACAACTGGACCGCATCGAGGAGGGCATGGACCAAATCAATGCCGACATGCGCGAGGCCGAAAAGAATCTCAGCGGAATGGAGAAATGCTGTGGCATTTGTGTGCTACCGTGCAATAA GAGTTCATCCTTCAAGGAAGACGATGGTACATGGAAAGGTAACGACGACGGTAAAGTTGTGAATAATCAGCCTCAAAGAGTTATGGACGACCGTAATGGACTAGGACCACAAGCGGGTTACATTGGAAG GATCACCAACGATGCACGTGAGGACGAAATGGAGGAAAACATGGGACAGGTCAACACGATGATCGGTAACTTGCGAAACATGGCCCTTGACATGGGATCTGAGCTCGAGAACCAGAACAGACAGATTGACAGAATCAACCGCAAG
- the LOC120428788 gene encoding synaptosomal-associated protein 25 isoform X1 has protein sequence MVRQHQEFQRQSCRSCKSSSRRWWMSPWIVPDECWRYAKRAKMRVQKLLIYSVYKASTEVGMRTIVMLDEQGEQLDRIEEGMDQINADMREAEKNLSGMEKCCGICVLPCNKSSSFKEDDGTWKGNDDGKVVNNQPQRVMDDRNGLGPQAGYIGRITNDAREDEMEENMGQVNTMIGNLRNMALDMGSELENQNRQIDRINRKGESNETRIAAANERAHTLLK, from the exons ATGGTGCGGCAGCACCAGGAGTTCCAAAGACAGAGTTGCAGGAGCTGCAAATCAAGCAGCAGACGGTGGTGGATGAG TCCCTGGATAGTACCCGACGAATGCTGGCGCTATGCGAAGAG agcgAAGATGCGGGTGCAAAAACTCTTAATTTATTCAGTATACAAGGCG AGCACTGAAGTGGGAATGCGTACCATCGTTATGCTGGATGAGCAAGGAG AACAACTGGACCGCATCGAGGAGGGCATGGACCAAATCAATGCCGACATGCGCGAGGCCGAAAAGAATCTCAGCGGAATGGAGAAATGCTGTGGCATTTGTGTGCTACCGTGCAATAA GAGTTCATCCTTCAAGGAAGACGATGGTACATGGAAAGGTAACGACGACGGTAAAGTTGTGAATAATCAGCCTCAAAGAGTTATGGACGACCGTAATGGACTAGGACCACAAGCGGGTTACATTGGAAG GATCACCAACGATGCACGTGAGGACGAAATGGAGGAAAACATGGGACAGGTCAACACGATGATCGGTAACTTGCGAAACATGGCCCTTGACATGGGATCTGAGCTCGAGAACCAGAACAGACAGATTGACAGAATCAACCGCAAG